Proteins from one Macrobrachium rosenbergii isolate ZJJX-2024 chromosome 14, ASM4041242v1, whole genome shotgun sequence genomic window:
- the Chmp1 gene encoding charged multivesicular body protein 1b, with protein MSIANMEKHLFNLKFAAKELERQSKKSEKEEKAEKVKLKKAIAKGNMDGARIHAENSIRNKSQALNYLRMAARVDAVASRVQTAVTQRKVTQSMAGVVKNLDAAMKSMNLEKISALMDKFEHQFEDLDVQSSYMDTAMSQTTTTAVPQDAVNGLMTQVADEAGLELNMELPTGGTSTVGVSATQASQDQDELTQRLAKLRNA; from the exons ATGTCGATTGCTAATATGGAAa AGCACCTCTTCAATCTGAAGTTTGCTGCCAAGGAGTTGGAACGGCAGTCAAAGAAgagtgaaaaggaagagaaagcagAAAAGGTCAAGTTGAAGAAGGCCATAGCTAAGGGAAACATGGATGGGGCAAGGATCCACGCTGAAAACTCGATCCGAAACAAGAGTCAGGCACTCAATTACTTGCGCATGGCTGCTAGGGTAGATGCTGTAGCCTCCAGAGTGCAGACGGCAGTTACCCAGCGTAAA GTAACACAGAGTATGGCTGGTGTAGTCAAGAATTTGGATGCTGCCATGAAGAGCATGAATTTAGAAAAGATATCCGCCCTCATGGATAAATTTGAACATCAGTTTGAGGATCTCGATGTACAGAGTTCTTACATGGATACAGCTATGAGCCAGACAACCACAACTGCCGTCCCACAAGATGCTGTGAATGGGCTTATGACTCAGGTTGCAGATGAAGCTgg ATTGGAGCTAAATATGGAGCTCCCAACTGGAGGAACATCAACAGTGGGTGTATCTGCTACACAAGCCAGCCAGGACCAGGATGAGCTTACTCAGAGATTAGCCAAACTGAGAAATGCCTGA